A window of Flavobacterium flavigenum contains these coding sequences:
- a CDS encoding ferredoxin encodes MVIITLQRDKCIGCNYCVEMDPVHFQMSKKDGKSVLLHSQHTKGFFTLKSPNHTIAERSELAAKACPVKIITVKET; translated from the coding sequence ATGGTAATCATCACTTTGCAAAGAGACAAATGCATCGGCTGTAATTATTGTGTAGAAATGGATCCGGTCCATTTTCAAATGTCAAAAAAGGATGGTAAATCAGTATTGCTCCATTCGCAGCATACAAAAGGGTTTTTTACTTTAAAATCGCCAAATCATACCATTGCAGAAAGATCTGAACTGGCAGCAAAAGCTTGTCCGGTTAAAATTATTACCGTTAAGGAAACGTAA
- a CDS encoding ankyrin repeat domain-containing protein gives MSFIIACENGNRKIAELLLQNKEVDVKYTDEKGRTAIHYAAHRGYLDIVKILTEDGADINYEDHQGETPLYFACLQKQKQTALYLLENGAEITKNDKYGNSLLHLVVQTAQIEIATKLLEAGIDVNLLNNNGETPLLLASAKLNREIIQLLLDKGADINVTDKQGNTPLLYACYTKSIPMVTLLLDNGAAINHMNHSGENALLIACYETNRMLAKVLVERGADVFTSNNNGYSPIWYACANNQKEIVSLFLENGVDVNYSKPVGQDTSSMNDYLDWIVSATTISNDSGFTLNSSYTYGGESLLHVATKKGNLSMVKLLVEAGANINIQDESGNTPLHYSAANGKKDVVKYLLENKADATIVNVKEQKAIDYSNVKGFNEITELILKYAPSGTVVTPIQKEEPQKTNLGSSMEDKKKALLDLKELLDAGILTSEEFESEKSKILKG, from the coding sequence ATGTCATTTATAATTGCCTGCGAAAACGGGAACAGAAAAATAGCCGAATTGCTTCTTCAGAATAAAGAAGTAGATGTAAAATATACGGATGAAAAAGGAAGAACCGCAATTCATTATGCCGCTCACAGAGGGTATCTGGATATTGTAAAAATCCTGACCGAAGACGGGGCCGATATTAATTACGAAGACCATCAGGGAGAAACACCTTTGTATTTTGCCTGTCTTCAAAAACAGAAACAAACGGCTTTATATCTTTTAGAAAATGGTGCAGAAATTACAAAAAACGACAAATACGGAAACAGCCTTTTGCATTTGGTCGTTCAGACAGCTCAAATTGAAATTGCAACAAAGTTGCTTGAAGCCGGTATTGACGTTAATTTACTGAACAACAACGGAGAAACTCCGCTATTACTGGCATCTGCAAAATTAAACCGTGAAATTATCCAATTGCTTTTAGACAAAGGAGCTGATATTAATGTAACAGATAAACAAGGAAATACGCCTTTGTTATATGCTTGTTACACCAAATCAATTCCAATGGTGACCTTACTTTTGGATAATGGTGCAGCTATTAATCACATGAATCATTCGGGAGAAAATGCGCTTTTAATTGCTTGTTATGAAACGAACCGAATGTTGGCGAAAGTATTAGTCGAAAGAGGCGCAGATGTTTTCACTTCAAACAATAATGGCTATTCACCGATTTGGTACGCGTGCGCGAATAACCAAAAAGAGATTGTGTCCTTGTTTTTAGAAAACGGAGTTGATGTTAATTACAGCAAACCTGTCGGTCAGGACACCTCTTCTATGAACGACTACCTGGATTGGATTGTTAGTGCGACTACTATTTCGAATGACTCTGGCTTTACACTAAACAGTTCTTATACATATGGCGGAGAAAGTTTGTTGCATGTTGCCACCAAAAAAGGCAATTTAAGTATGGTAAAATTATTGGTTGAAGCCGGGGCAAACATCAACATTCAGGACGAATCCGGAAATACGCCTTTGCATTACAGCGCAGCCAACGGAAAGAAAGATGTGGTAAAATATTTATTGGAAAACAAAGCCGATGCTACAATTGTAAACGTAAAAGAACAAAAAGCAATTGACTATTCGAACGTGAAAGGTTTCAATGAAATCACAGAACTGATTCTGAAATATGCGCCTTCGGGAACGGTTGTAACACCAATTCAGAAAGAAGAACCGCAAAAAACAAATTTAGGAAGTTCTATGGAAGACAAGAAAAAAGCATTACTGGATCTAAAAGAACTTTTAGATGCCGGAATTCTGACTTCAGAAGAATTTGAAAGTGAGAAAAGCAAAATTTTAAAAGGATAA
- a CDS encoding BrxA/BrxB family bacilliredoxin: protein MYPEEMVKPMQAELTSAGFQDLHSAEAVDNAIKAEGTTLVVVNSVCGCAARNARPGAKMSLEGAKKPDHLITVFAGVDKEAVDAARQHMFPFPPSSPSMALFKNGELVHMLERHHIEGRPAEMIAENLQDAFNEFC from the coding sequence ATGTATCCAGAAGAAATGGTAAAACCAATGCAGGCTGAATTGACCTCTGCAGGTTTTCAAGATTTACATAGTGCAGAAGCTGTAGATAATGCTATCAAAGCTGAAGGTACCACTCTAGTTGTTGTAAACTCTGTTTGCGGTTGTGCTGCAAGAAATGCGCGTCCGGGAGCAAAAATGAGTTTAGAAGGTGCTAAAAAACCAGATCACCTTATCACCGTTTTCGCTGGTGTTGACAAAGAAGCTGTTGATGCTGCAAGACAGCATATGTTTCCTTTTCCTCCATCATCGCCATCTATGGCTTTGTTCAAAAACGGAGAATTGGTTCACATGTTAGAGCGTCACCACATCGAAGGCCGTCCTGCAGAAATGATTGCTGAAAATTTACAAGATGCGTTTAACGAGTTTTGCTAA
- a CDS encoding rhodanese-related sulfurtransferase, producing the protein MQLYNTLSAEERAIMIDDAGKQRLTLSFYAYAKIQDPKKFRDDLFVAWNTLDALGRIYVATEGINAQMSIPEENLEAFRATLEVYDFMKGIRLNEAVEHDDHSFLKLTIKVRDKIVADGLNDDTFDVTNIGVHLKAKEFNEILDDPNTIVVDFRNHYESEVGHFKGAITPDVETFRESLPIINEQLKDHKDDKNLVMYCTGGIRCEKASAYFKHQGFKNVYQLEGGIINYAKQLKEEGLESKFIGKNFVFDNRLGERITDDIISQCHQCGKPCDNHTNCENDGCHLLFIQCDECKAAMQNCCSAECLEVVNMPLVDQVRLRAGKQVGNKVFRKGKSENLKFKHSGDLPETALATAQKSADIRQKVKVKKILLGKAEHYYVKAQVGQFTVENNELHAGDKILISGPTTGDQELVLEKLIVNGAETLLAKMGDKVTFEVPFRIRLSDKIYKILG; encoded by the coding sequence ATGCAACTGTACAACACCTTAAGCGCAGAAGAAAGGGCTATCATGATCGATGATGCCGGTAAACAACGACTAACGTTGTCTTTCTATGCGTATGCCAAAATTCAAGATCCCAAAAAATTTCGCGATGATTTATTTGTAGCCTGGAATACCCTCGATGCTTTAGGCCGAATTTACGTTGCTACGGAAGGAATAAATGCTCAAATGAGTATTCCGGAAGAAAATCTGGAAGCTTTTAGAGCGACTTTGGAAGTTTACGATTTCATGAAGGGCATACGTCTGAACGAAGCTGTCGAACACGATGATCATTCGTTTTTAAAACTGACCATCAAAGTGCGTGATAAAATTGTTGCTGACGGTCTAAATGACGATACTTTTGATGTAACTAACATAGGTGTTCATCTGAAAGCTAAGGAATTCAACGAAATTCTTGATGATCCAAACACAATTGTAGTTGATTTTAGAAACCATTACGAAAGTGAAGTGGGACATTTTAAAGGTGCTATTACTCCGGATGTTGAAACTTTCAGGGAGAGTTTGCCAATAATCAACGAACAGCTTAAAGACCATAAAGACGATAAAAACCTTGTCATGTATTGTACCGGGGGAATTCGCTGCGAAAAAGCAAGTGCGTACTTCAAACATCAGGGATTTAAAAATGTTTATCAGTTAGAAGGCGGAATCATCAACTACGCCAAACAGCTAAAGGAAGAAGGGCTGGAAAGCAAATTCATCGGAAAAAACTTTGTATTTGATAATCGCTTAGGCGAAAGAATTACAGACGATATCATTTCGCAATGCCATCAATGCGGAAAACCTTGTGATAATCATACCAATTGTGAAAACGATGGCTGCCATTTATTGTTTATTCAGTGTGATGAATGTAAAGCCGCTATGCAAAACTGCTGTTCTGCTGAGTGTCTTGAAGTTGTAAATATGCCTTTGGTGGATCAGGTAAGATTAAGAGCCGGAAAACAGGTAGGAAATAAAGTTTTCAGAAAAGGAAAATCAGAAAATTTGAAATTCAAGCATTCCGGAGACTTGCCAGAAACTGCTTTAGCAACTGCACAAAAAAGCGCTGATATTCGTCAGAAGGTAAAAGTCAAAAAAATATTGCTTGGTAAAGCAGAGCATTATTACGTTAAAGCACAGGTAGGACAATTTACAGTTGAAAACAACGAACTGCATGCAGGTGACAAAATCTTAATTTCAGGACCAACAACTGGTGATCAGGAATTGGTTTTAGAAAAATTAATTGTAAATGGAGCAGAGACTTTACTTGCTAAAATGGGTGATAAGGTTACCTTTGAAGTTCCATTCAGAATTAGATTGTCTGACAAAATATATAAGATTTTAGGATAA
- a CDS encoding peptidase U32 family protein, translating into MTINNKIELMAPAGNFESLQAALDNGCDSVYFGVEQLNMRARSTVNFTIEDLKEIANRCKVKNVRSYLTLNTIIYDYDLSVVKTLLNKAKDANITAVIASDQAVITMARSIGMEVHISTQLNITNIETIKFYSLFADTIVLSRELSLRQVKKITEQIQKEQIKGPNGNLVEIEIFGHGALCMAVSGKCYLSLHSHNSSANRGACKQNCRKKYTVIDQETGFEIELDNEYMMSPKDLCTLDFLDQVIDSGIQVLKIEGRGRAPEYVATVIKTYREAIDAYYEGTYSKEKTAVWMEALNTVYNRGFWSGYYLGQKLGEWSNIPGSAATQKKVYIGKGTHYFPKAGVGQFKIEAYDIKAGDKILVTGPSTGAQEMIIDEMFVNDFTAEKATKGDDCTFKLPFRIRISDKLYKIVEA; encoded by the coding sequence ATGACAATTAACAACAAAATCGAACTCATGGCTCCTGCAGGAAATTTTGAGTCGCTTCAGGCTGCCTTAGATAATGGCTGTGATTCTGTGTATTTTGGTGTTGAACAACTCAACATGCGTGCAAGATCGACGGTTAATTTTACTATTGAAGATTTAAAAGAAATCGCTAATCGTTGTAAGGTCAAAAACGTTCGAAGCTATCTGACTTTAAACACGATCATTTACGATTATGATTTATCGGTCGTGAAAACATTATTGAATAAAGCCAAAGATGCGAATATTACGGCAGTAATTGCATCAGATCAGGCTGTAATTACTATGGCAAGATCGATTGGAATGGAAGTTCATATTTCAACCCAATTAAATATAACTAATATCGAAACCATTAAATTCTATAGTTTATTTGCAGATACGATCGTTTTAAGCCGTGAATTGAGCTTGCGTCAGGTAAAGAAAATCACAGAACAAATTCAAAAAGAGCAAATCAAAGGGCCTAACGGAAATTTGGTAGAAATCGAAATCTTTGGTCACGGTGCTTTATGTATGGCAGTTTCTGGAAAATGTTATTTGAGCCTGCATTCGCACAATTCCTCTGCGAATCGTGGTGCGTGCAAGCAAAACTGCCGAAAAAAATACACGGTTATTGATCAGGAAACAGGTTTTGAAATAGAATTGGATAATGAATACATGATGTCACCAAAAGATTTATGTACTTTGGATTTCCTGGATCAGGTAATTGATTCCGGAATTCAGGTTTTAAAAATTGAAGGACGAGGAAGAGCACCCGAATACGTGGCAACAGTTATTAAAACCTATCGGGAAGCTATCGATGCCTATTACGAAGGTACTTATTCGAAAGAGAAAACCGCAGTTTGGATGGAAGCTTTAAATACAGTTTACAATCGTGGTTTCTGGTCAGGCTATTACCTGGGCCAGAAATTGGGAGAATGGAGCAATATTCCGGGTTCAGCAGCAACTCAAAAGAAAGTTTACATTGGAAAAGGAACACATTATTTTCCAAAAGCCGGAGTTGGGCAATTCAAAATAGAAGCTTACGATATTAAAGCGGGCGATAAAATTTTGGTTACTGGCCCAAGTACCGGAGCTCAGGAAATGATTATCGACGAAATGTTTGTAAATGATTTTACGGCAGAAAAAGCAACAAAAGGTGACGATTGTACTTTTAAATTGCCATTCAGAATCAGAATATCGGACAAACTTTATAAAATTGTTGAAGCGTAA
- a CDS encoding PSP1 domain-containing protein codes for MACTSCSTSDGGAPKGCKNNGTCGTDSCNKLTVFDWLSNMSPSNGEAIFDCVEVRFKNGRKEFFRNTEKLTLSIGDIVATVASPGHDIGIVTLTGELVKIQMKKKGVNPDSNEVPKIYRKASQKDIDIWSVARDREEPMKVRARELAIQHKLEMKISDIEFQGDGSKATFYYTANDRVDFRMLIKDFAKEFSTRVEMKQVGFRQEAARLGGIGSCGRELCCSTWLTDFRSVNTSAARYQQLSLNPQKLAGQCGKLKCCLNYELDTYMDALKDFPDYDTKLITEKGDAVCQKQDIFKGLMWFAYTNNFANWHVLKIDQVKEIIAENKQKNKVSSLEDFAIEVTLEPEKDFNNAMGQESLTRFDQPKKKKKPNRKRKPNAEAATVGAPQKPQQEKNTNNAKPAGNNNANNGNNLIKPNNPNKQNQKKKHNSNKNNPNKPNSNENKPAEPRKPIIITKNENKK; via the coding sequence ATGGCATGTACAAGTTGTTCAACCTCAGATGGCGGCGCACCAAAAGGTTGTAAAAATAATGGGACTTGCGGCACCGACAGCTGCAATAAATTAACGGTTTTTGACTGGCTTTCGAACATGAGTCCGTCTAATGGAGAAGCAATTTTTGATTGTGTTGAGGTTCGTTTTAAAAACGGGCGCAAAGAATTTTTTAGGAATACAGAAAAATTAACTTTAAGTATTGGTGATATTGTAGCAACTGTTGCATCGCCGGGACATGATATCGGAATTGTGACTTTGACAGGCGAATTGGTAAAAATTCAAATGAAGAAAAAGGGAGTAAATCCGGATAGTAACGAAGTACCAAAAATTTACAGAAAAGCATCTCAGAAAGATATCGATATCTGGTCTGTAGCACGTGATCGTGAAGAACCAATGAAAGTTCGTGCACGTGAACTGGCAATTCAGCATAAACTTGAAATGAAAATTTCGGATATTGAATTCCAGGGAGACGGGTCAAAAGCAACATTTTATTACACTGCAAATGACCGTGTCGATTTTAGAATGCTGATAAAAGATTTTGCTAAAGAATTTAGTACCAGAGTTGAGATGAAACAGGTAGGTTTTCGTCAGGAAGCAGCCCGTTTAGGCGGAATCGGTTCTTGCGGAAGAGAACTTTGCTGTTCGACCTGGTTAACAGATTTCAGAAGTGTCAATACATCGGCGGCTCGTTACCAGCAGTTATCATTGAATCCGCAAAAATTAGCAGGACAATGCGGAAAACTAAAATGCTGTCTAAACTATGAGCTAGATACTTACATGGACGCATTAAAAGATTTTCCGGATTATGATACTAAACTGATTACGGAAAAAGGGGATGCAGTTTGCCAGAAACAGGATATTTTTAAAGGATTAATGTGGTTTGCTTATACTAATAATTTTGCAAACTGGCATGTTTTGAAAATAGATCAGGTAAAGGAAATTATTGCCGAAAACAAACAAAAAAACAAAGTTTCTTCTTTGGAAGATTTCGCTATAGAAGTAACTTTAGAACCTGAAAAAGACTTCAATAATGCAATGGGTCAGGAAAGTTTAACCCGTTTTGACCAGCCTAAAAAGAAGAAAAAGCCAAACCGCAAACGTAAACCAAATGCTGAGGCGGCTACTGTTGGTGCTCCACAGAAACCACAGCAGGAAAAAAATACCAATAACGCGAAACCTGCCGGAAATAATAATGCGAACAATGGTAACAATTTGATTAAACCAAACAACCCAAATAAGCAAAATCAGAAGAAAAAGCATAATTCGAATAAAAACAATCCGAATAAGCCCAATTCAAATGAAAATAAACCAGCTGAACCAAGAAAACCTATAATTATTACTAAAAATGAGAATAAAAAATAG
- a CDS encoding ankyrin repeat domain-containing protein translates to MQTQNQIENFLFQGKFDEARESLNNGEKFNEQYLKNNFSQIAAKIIEAKEIDFIEKLIKARIIETDIYELDSFDKSIFAPLSLYLKDDEESISFFKELMSKMDNLNDEISDQTLLGYFLEKGVSPKIIKVLIDDLGANTQYKNNAGENLIFKTLNTYGLDAEKVKEYIKLLLESGVDINEKNIIGATPLIAAVKRNKKELILFLLENGADPNETDNLNNTAFYYAVAEQFSYDMYDALASFSSPDFNIVNKDGRTLLTNFISSVSGSESDIRFLERLLSDGADVNFCAQYYGQPKSGIDFIVEKKSDILKSVLENVTLDVNEQDNQGNTILHKVCGYNVNYDAEMAKETYRKVKLLLEQGADISITNDKDETALMLASGDNLKIKTVELLMKQ, encoded by the coding sequence ATGCAAACACAAAACCAGATTGAAAATTTCCTTTTCCAGGGAAAATTTGACGAGGCCAGGGAATCTTTAAATAACGGAGAAAAATTTAATGAACAATATCTTAAAAACAATTTTTCTCAAATCGCAGCCAAAATAATTGAAGCCAAAGAAATTGATTTTATAGAAAAACTAATAAAAGCCCGCATTATCGAAACTGATATTTACGAGCTGGACAGTTTTGACAAATCTATTTTTGCCCCTTTGAGCCTTTATTTAAAAGATGACGAAGAATCAATCTCTTTTTTTAAAGAATTAATGTCGAAAATGGACAATCTGAATGACGAAATCAGCGATCAGACTTTGCTCGGATATTTCCTTGAAAAAGGTGTTTCTCCAAAAATCATTAAAGTTTTAATTGATGATTTGGGCGCAAATACCCAATATAAAAACAATGCCGGCGAAAATTTAATCTTCAAAACACTCAATACTTATGGGTTAGATGCTGAAAAAGTAAAAGAATACATCAAATTGCTTCTTGAAAGTGGAGTTGACATTAACGAAAAAAACATTATTGGCGCTACTCCGCTTATAGCAGCGGTTAAAAGAAATAAAAAAGAATTGATTCTATTCTTACTTGAAAATGGTGCGGATCCAAACGAAACAGACAACCTTAACAACACAGCATTTTATTACGCTGTTGCGGAGCAGTTTTCTTATGACATGTATGATGCTTTAGCCTCATTTTCTTCACCTGATTTTAATATTGTGAACAAAGACGGCCGGACATTATTGACTAATTTTATCAGTTCTGTTTCTGGTTCGGAAAGTGATATCAGGTTTTTAGAGAGATTGTTGTCTGATGGCGCTGATGTAAACTTTTGTGCACAATATTACGGGCAGCCCAAATCGGGAATTGATTTTATTGTCGAAAAGAAATCAGACATTCTGAAATCAGTTTTAGAAAATGTTACTTTGGATGTGAATGAACAAGACAATCAGGGCAATACCATTTTGCATAAAGTCTGCGGTTACAATGTTAACTATGATGCAGAAATGGCAAAAGAAACCTATCGAAAAGTAAAATTATTATTAGAACAGGGAGCCGATATTTCGATTACTAATGATAAAGATGAAACTGCCTTAATGCTTGCTTCAGGAGATAATCTGAAAATTAAAACGGTAGAACTTTTGATGAAACAATAA
- a CDS encoding lycopene cyclase family protein, whose translation MNSPQIKHFNYIFTGTGLAALMTVYKMVLSGKFSDKSILLLDHNSKKTNDRTWCFWEEEETLWNAVISKKWNSALFANEYFRRNLELKPYQYNQIRGLDFYNFVFEVLSKQDNITFLNEKVTDINELENHVFIGTEENRYTCDYLFNSIYTKAFAERQTKYPVLQQHFVGWFVKTETEIFNPEEATFMDFSVEQSGNTRFMYVLPNSKTEALVEYTLFSENLLPKEEYEKEIEIYLKKLGISQYKIQEKEQGSIPMTCYPFWKRNTKRVLNIGTAGGWTKASTGYTFKNSDKKSSELVEFLQNQNPKMAAFHKKSRFWFYDLLLLDILYRHNESGSSIFSSLFKNGNPALIFRFLDEETNLIEDLEVILKCPKMPFIKALFSTLIK comes from the coding sequence ATGAATTCTCCTCAAATCAAACATTTCAATTATATTTTTACAGGAACAGGTCTTGCAGCTCTGATGACCGTTTATAAAATGGTTTTGTCCGGAAAATTTAGTGATAAATCGATTTTGCTGTTAGACCACAATTCTAAGAAAACCAATGACAGAACCTGGTGTTTTTGGGAAGAAGAAGAAACTCTATGGAATGCTGTTATCTCCAAAAAATGGAATTCTGCATTGTTTGCGAATGAATATTTTAGACGAAATTTAGAGTTAAAACCCTATCAGTACAATCAAATTCGGGGATTGGATTTTTATAATTTCGTTTTCGAAGTACTTTCCAAACAAGATAATATTACTTTTTTAAACGAGAAAGTTACTGATATCAATGAACTCGAAAACCATGTTTTTATCGGTACGGAGGAAAACAGATATACTTGTGATTACCTGTTCAACAGCATTTATACGAAGGCTTTCGCCGAAAGGCAAACAAAATATCCCGTTTTACAGCAGCATTTTGTGGGCTGGTTTGTAAAAACTGAAACAGAAATTTTCAATCCTGAAGAAGCTACTTTTATGGATTTTTCTGTGGAACAAAGTGGAAATACACGTTTTATGTATGTTTTACCCAATTCTAAAACCGAAGCTTTGGTAGAATATACATTGTTTTCAGAAAATTTGCTTCCGAAAGAAGAATATGAAAAAGAAATTGAAATTTACCTGAAAAAACTCGGCATAAGCCAATACAAAATTCAGGAAAAAGAGCAGGGAAGTATTCCAATGACCTGTTATCCTTTTTGGAAAAGAAACACCAAAAGAGTCCTCAATATCGGAACTGCCGGCGGATGGACCAAAGCAAGTACAGGTTATACTTTTAAAAATTCGGATAAAAAATCTTCGGAATTAGTGGAGTTTCTTCAAAATCAAAACCCAAAAATGGCTGCGTTTCATAAAAAAAGCAGATTCTGGTTTTACGATTTATTACTTTTAGATATCCTGTATCGCCATAATGAATCAGGAAGTTCTATCTTTTCATCTTTATTCAAAAATGGAAATCCGGCTCTGATTTTTAGGTTTTTAGATGAAGAAACGAATCTGATTGAAGATTTGGAAGTGATTTTAAAATGTCCGAAAATGCCGTTTATAAAAGCTTTATTTAGTACTTTAATAAAATGA
- a CDS encoding thioredoxin family protein codes for MKKLFLFILFFGITSAGFCQLKSHSFEAIDSLQQIQKRKIIVFIHTDWCQFCQRMKNTTFKNQEIIQKLNSDFYFVDLNAEGKRDIKFNNHIFKFQPTGNNVGVHELALQLGTMNNQIVYPVLCVLNDKNEILFQYNNYLSSKDFKQLLEKLKE; via the coding sequence ATGAAAAAGCTATTTCTATTCATTCTTTTCTTTGGAATAACTTCAGCTGGATTTTGCCAGTTGAAAAGTCACTCTTTTGAAGCAATAGATAGTTTACAGCAGATTCAAAAGCGAAAAATCATCGTTTTTATCCATACAGATTGGTGTCAGTTTTGCCAACGCATGAAAAATACAACTTTCAAAAATCAGGAAATTATTCAAAAACTGAATTCAGATTTTTACTTTGTTGACTTGAATGCTGAGGGAAAAAGGGATATAAAGTTTAATAATCACATCTTTAAATTTCAGCCAACTGGCAATAATGTCGGAGTTCATGAACTGGCTCTGCAGTTAGGAACTATGAACAACCAGATTGTATATCCGGTTTTATGTGTTTTGAATGATAAAAACGAAATCCTTTTTCAATACAATAATTACCTCAGCTCAAAAGATTTTAAACAGCTTTTAGAAAAATTGAAAGAATAA